A single genomic interval of Fibrobacter sp. UWB13 harbors:
- the putP gene encoding sodium/proline symporter PutP, translating to MTIVVFILYLLMMLGIGAYFSRKANSLNAYYLGNRGMNKWVVAMSAQASDMSGWMLMGLPGAVFVSGFSEAWIGIGLVVGTYFNWKIVGRRLRKYSHFCGDSITLPDFFSNRFRDNKGIIRVIASIFILAFFLFYTVSGFVASAKLFGTIFGMDYTTGLILGAIVVVSYTFMGGFFAVCWTDFIQASMMLIAVLVIPLMIMSGSGGFASTMDAVNAQNPYLMSLFTNATTGKSIGLIALISSLSWGLGYFGMPHILVRFMSIKNAEEIKDSRRIAMTWVIICLAAVVMIALLGRYYVTAHGITVDDPERIFMILCQALCHPAIAAILMAAILAAIMSTADSQLLVSASAFSNDLYKHLFRKNASNKEVMWVSRGVVVVITLIAVLVAMQGAPSADGVKHGKSFLDVVMSLVSFAWGGFGATFGPIMLLALFWKRTTLAGAVSGMLVGGLTTFIWKFYLSGFSAEIFQIYELVPGFILSFVTIVVVSLLTKEPSAEIQLEFDRVESTRLSDIKL from the coding sequence ATGACGATTGTCGTCTTTATCCTTTATTTGCTGATGATGCTTGGCATCGGAGCGTATTTCTCTCGCAAGGCGAACAGCCTGAACGCCTATTACCTCGGTAACCGCGGTATGAACAAGTGGGTGGTCGCCATGTCCGCCCAGGCTTCAGACATGAGTGGCTGGATGCTAATGGGTCTTCCGGGTGCTGTGTTCGTGAGCGGTTTTTCCGAAGCTTGGATCGGTATCGGCCTTGTGGTTGGTACGTACTTCAACTGGAAAATTGTCGGTCGCAGGCTCCGCAAGTACAGCCATTTCTGCGGCGACTCGATTACTCTCCCGGACTTTTTCTCCAACCGTTTCCGCGACAATAAGGGCATCATCCGCGTGATTGCCTCGATTTTCATTCTCGCATTTTTCTTGTTCTATACGGTATCTGGCTTTGTCGCTAGCGCAAAACTTTTCGGTACGATTTTTGGTATGGATTACACCACGGGTCTCATTCTCGGTGCTATCGTGGTCGTGAGCTACACATTCATGGGCGGCTTCTTTGCCGTTTGCTGGACGGACTTTATCCAGGCTTCGATGATGCTTATCGCGGTCCTCGTGATTCCGCTGATGATCATGAGCGGCTCGGGCGGTTTTGCCTCGACGATGGATGCGGTGAATGCCCAGAATCCGTACTTGATGAGCCTTTTCACGAACGCAACGACGGGCAAGTCCATAGGTCTGATCGCGTTGATTTCTAGCCTCTCGTGGGGCCTTGGCTATTTTGGCATGCCGCACATTCTCGTGCGCTTTATGTCCATCAAGAACGCTGAAGAAATCAAGGATTCTCGCCGTATCGCTATGACTTGGGTGATTATCTGCCTTGCTGCAGTCGTGATGATTGCTCTTCTCGGTCGCTATTATGTGACGGCTCACGGCATTACCGTTGATGATCCGGAACGCATTTTCATGATTCTCTGCCAGGCTCTTTGCCACCCGGCGATTGCCGCCATCCTCATGGCCGCCATTCTCGCTGCGATTATGAGTACTGCCGACTCCCAGCTTTTGGTGTCCGCATCCGCATTCAGTAACGACCTTTACAAGCACTTGTTCCGCAAGAACGCAAGCAACAAGGAAGTGATGTGGGTAAGCCGTGGCGTGGTCGTTGTGATTACGCTTATTGCAGTGCTTGTCGCTATGCAGGGCGCTCCGAGTGCCGACGGCGTGAAGCACGGCAAGAGCTTCCTTGACGTGGTGATGAGCCTCGTGAGCTTTGCTTGGGGCGGTTTCGGTGCGACGTTTGGCCCGATTATGTTGCTTGCTCTCTTCTGGAAGCGTACGACTCTCGCTGGCGCTGTCAGCGGTATGCTCGTGGGCGGACTTACGACGTTTATCTGGAAGTTCTACCTCTCCGGATTCTCCGCTGAAATCTTCCAGATTTACGAACTCGTACCGGGCTTTATCCTCTCCTTCGTGACGATCGTCGTCGTGAGCCTCTTGACCAAGGAACCCTCTGCCGAAATCCAGCTGGAATTTGACCGCGTGGAAAGCACGAGACTTTCTGACATTAAACTATAA
- a CDS encoding NAD(P)H-binding protein has product MRIALLGSTGLVGKNVAQLLARLDEVDSVYCPVRSVPDLNALGVFNGVSKCNYEAVDFDALLSAKPEEQWVSNVCKNFAGCDAVICCLGTTLKQAGSKPAQEKVDLRLPLTLAALAKRQGVKHFLCVSAMGANSHSPFFYNRLKGQLEEGLTMMGFESLTLVRPSLLLGKHKDKRFGEGLLQKLFGAHPEWVPAHFRPVRAETVAAHLVTNMLKPPVDHICATDGVKGKRIVYNRQLRV; this is encoded by the coding sequence ATGAGAATAGCGCTCCTCGGTTCTACAGGTCTTGTTGGAAAAAATGTCGCTCAGCTGTTAGCCCGGTTGGACGAGGTTGATAGTGTTTATTGCCCGGTGCGTTCGGTCCCAGACTTGAATGCGCTGGGCGTTTTTAATGGCGTATCGAAGTGTAATTATGAGGCGGTGGATTTTGATGCTCTTTTGAGTGCAAAGCCCGAAGAACAATGGGTATCTAACGTTTGCAAAAACTTTGCCGGTTGCGATGCCGTGATTTGCTGCTTGGGAACGACGCTAAAGCAGGCGGGGAGTAAACCTGCCCAAGAAAAGGTCGATTTGCGTTTGCCGCTCACGCTTGCGGCTTTGGCAAAGCGCCAGGGCGTCAAGCATTTCCTGTGTGTGAGTGCTATGGGGGCAAATTCGCATTCGCCGTTCTTCTATAATCGCCTGAAGGGGCAACTCGAAGAAGGTCTCACGATGATGGGTTTTGAATCGCTCACGCTCGTGCGTCCGTCGTTGCTTTTGGGCAAACACAAGGATAAACGTTTTGGCGAAGGGCTGTTGCAAAAACTTTTTGGGGCGCATCCGGAATGGGTGCCGGCGCATTTCCGTCCGGTGCGTGCGGAGACTGTTGCCGCGCATCTCGTGACAAACATGCTCAAGCCTCCCGTGGACCACATTTGCGCAACCGATGGTGTAAAAGGCAAACGCATCGTCTATAACCGCCAACTCCGCGTATAG
- a CDS encoding histidine phosphatase family protein: protein MKNISAKYLVSALFVGLCMFAGCGDDSSSALPVAPNTGAVSSSSADLPQSESVESSSSENIASSPASSSSVVDSGVPASSSDVAVQSSSGAAPVVNGPFTFATTPGALAVAADADGFYDMGDIYKAAPKTSKIAFVIRHSKRQKSTGTESQLTPIGIQMAQTLGTKLVGDDAFYYASTDFIRTRETCKNIAAGRGETDVEVVTWDGINGGYFLTVPSDTLDAVVSKYGGNPKYIAQYSYGVPFSNAVVAAAIPSYFYDLFERGNQFVNEVIVANMPSWKRVSVLVSHDMLVEPLIAFVSNRTINLKVYENPFRWVNYLSGIAVIVDEAGAVTALPVRGDEVGWMVPRDEVDESAQ, encoded by the coding sequence ATGAAAAATATTTCCGCAAAGTATCTTGTGAGTGCCCTTTTTGTCGGGCTTTGCATGTTTGCCGGTTGTGGCGACGATTCGTCTAGCGCGCTTCCTGTAGCGCCGAATACGGGGGCTGTTTCTTCGTCTAGTGCAGATCTGCCGCAAAGTGAGTCTGTCGAATCTTCTTCTAGCGAAAATATTGCTTCTAGTCCGGCATCGAGTTCCTCGGTTGTGGATTCTGGTGTTCCCGCAAGTTCGTCTGATGTTGCTGTCCAGTCTAGTTCCGGCGCTGCTCCTGTTGTAAATGGTCCGTTTACCTTTGCAACGACTCCGGGTGCACTCGCTGTTGCTGCCGATGCTGATGGTTTCTATGACATGGGCGATATCTACAAGGCTGCCCCCAAGACGAGCAAGATTGCTTTTGTGATTCGCCATTCTAAGCGCCAAAAGAGCACGGGCACGGAATCGCAGTTGACTCCGATTGGCATCCAGATGGCGCAGACGCTTGGTACAAAGCTTGTGGGTGATGATGCTTTCTACTATGCTTCAACGGACTTTATCCGCACGCGTGAAACTTGCAAGAACATTGCAGCTGGTCGTGGCGAAACGGATGTCGAAGTTGTGACGTGGGATGGCATTAACGGTGGTTATTTCTTGACGGTTCCGTCCGATACGTTGGATGCGGTTGTCTCTAAATATGGTGGAAACCCGAAGTATATTGCACAGTATTCTTATGGTGTTCCTTTCTCTAACGCTGTCGTTGCTGCAGCCATTCCGTCTTATTTCTACGATTTATTCGAACGCGGAAACCAGTTCGTGAACGAAGTTATTGTGGCGAACATGCCGAGCTGGAAGCGCGTGAGCGTGCTTGTAAGCCATGACATGCTTGTTGAACCGCTTATTGCATTTGTCTCTAACAGAACCATCAACTTGAAGGTGTATGAAAATCCGTTCCGCTGGGTCAATTACCTGTCGGGTATCGCTGTGATTGTTGACGAAGCTGGTGCTGTAACGGCTCTCCCGGTTCGTGGCGATGAAGTCGGTTGGATGGTGCCGAGAGACGAAGTGGACGAATCTGCTCAATGA
- a CDS encoding GNAT family N-acetyltransferase: protein MKKYNIRTEQPRDFKIVENLTREAFWNVYRPGCVEHFVLHHYRNDPSFIPELSLVMEVEGQIIGHVMYAWSKIDDDDGRKIRMMTFGPISIHPDYKRQGYGKALLDYSMELARKMGAGCLLIVGNIGFYGKSGFVPAYTQGIRYADDPNSDAPYFLCKELDEGFLNGVTGSYKDPEGYFVTERMPEEFEKYEASFPPKEKLVLPGQL, encoded by the coding sequence ATGAAAAAATACAATATCCGCACGGAACAACCGCGCGACTTTAAAATCGTCGAAAATCTCACCCGAGAAGCATTCTGGAACGTTTACCGTCCCGGCTGTGTGGAGCATTTTGTCCTCCACCATTACAGGAACGATCCAAGCTTTATCCCGGAACTCTCGCTCGTCATGGAAGTTGAAGGACAAATTATCGGACACGTGATGTACGCGTGGTCGAAAATCGATGATGACGATGGACGCAAAATCCGCATGATGACCTTCGGGCCCATCAGCATCCACCCCGACTACAAACGGCAGGGCTACGGCAAGGCACTCCTCGACTATTCCATGGAACTCGCCCGCAAGATGGGCGCAGGTTGCCTGCTCATCGTCGGAAACATCGGATTCTATGGCAAGAGCGGATTCGTCCCAGCTTACACCCAAGGCATCCGCTACGCCGACGACCCGAACAGCGACGCGCCATACTTCTTGTGCAAGGAACTCGACGAGGGATTCTTGAACGGAGTGACGGGCTCGTACAAAGACCCAGAGGGCTACTTCGTGACCGAGCGAATGCCCGAAGAATTCGAGAAGTACGAAGCCAGCTTCCCACCTAAGGAAAAGCTAGTACTCCCCGGACAATTGTAA
- a CDS encoding Rpn family recombination-promoting nuclease/putative transposase produces MNRAQHYSLLRAMEIDKKNLLKYQEIYNYAYILSDGIFKIVFAEEKDHALLISLVNAMLDLHDGDAIKDISLEMQEFPGVFTKKDCIVDIIGTTNAGERVLVEVQQQGDDFYRDRVEYYTSRVIENQVHTSEKYELPRIYFLGLLDFTLFPEEPQKYIHHVDEMCNGRKFFPKIQKIFVEIEKFFRLEEKGISTNDNSEAAQWLRAIKVVINEEPVPEKIMQNETFRRLLDSVKLINFAEELFNCEVKNVTDLMAEHEIGFAEGKKEGHAEGFVQGKTEGYAEGVSEGELKKTREMAKSLKEQNVAMAIIVKSSGLSEEEINSL; encoded by the coding sequence ATGAATCGTGCTCAACATTATTCCTTGCTCAGGGCAATGGAAATTGACAAGAAGAACCTTCTCAAGTACCAGGAAATCTACAACTACGCCTACATCCTCAGCGACGGCATTTTCAAGATTGTGTTTGCCGAAGAAAAGGACCATGCGCTCCTTATTTCGCTCGTCAACGCGATGCTTGACTTGCATGATGGCGATGCCATTAAGGATATCTCGCTTGAAATGCAGGAATTTCCTGGTGTGTTCACCAAAAAGGACTGCATCGTGGATATTATCGGAACGACCAATGCGGGTGAGCGTGTGCTTGTCGAAGTGCAGCAACAAGGCGATGACTTCTATCGTGACCGTGTAGAATACTATACGTCCCGTGTCATTGAGAATCAGGTGCATACGAGTGAAAAGTATGAACTGCCGCGCATTTACTTCCTTGGACTTTTGGATTTTACGCTATTCCCTGAAGAACCGCAAAAGTACATCCACCATGTTGACGAAATGTGCAACGGGAGAAAGTTTTTCCCGAAAATCCAAAAAATTTTCGTGGAAATCGAGAAATTTTTCAGGCTCGAAGAAAAGGGAATTTCCACGAACGACAACTCCGAAGCAGCCCAGTGGCTCCGCGCTATCAAGGTTGTTATCAACGAGGAACCCGTTCCCGAAAAGATTATGCAGAATGAAACCTTCCGGAGGTTGCTTGACTCGGTAAAATTGATTAATTTTGCAGAAGAGCTTTTCAACTGCGAGGTTAAAAACGTGACAGATTTGATGGCAGAACATGAAATCGGATTTGCCGAAGGCAAGAAAGAAGGTCATGCCGAAGGTTTTGTTCAAGGCAAAACTGAGGGTTATGCTGAAGGGGTGAGTGAGGGCGAACTGAAGAAAACTCGAGAAATGGCAAAAAGTCTTAAGGAGCAGAATGTCGCGATGGCAATTATCGTGAAATCTTCTGGCCTTAGCGAAGAAGAGATTAACTCTCTTTAA
- a CDS encoding DEAD/DEAH box helicase family protein, with product MSKVKIKFDENQEYQIKAVNAVVDLFDGLSRTDDDLSFESITSADVVANTDEVFEEYWLADNLAQIQRRNGIDVQSGLSAQNSGDTLTGEFDFYSYPEFTVNMETGTGKTYVYLRTIYSLREKYGFRKFIVVVPSVAIYEGAVATFNATRTHFHKLFPQGTIPNNIIEYDGNVKACKDFAQSNSVQIMLMTIDSFNKASNVLFKETDKIMGGKLPIEFIQETRPVLILDEVQNYQTDTARRALRTLHPLFSVGYSATPGTNPPNLLYNLTPFDAMQMNLVKKIEIFGSEEDTAASEKEDYFKIERINKKPLSVDMLVNCKIEGSLKSQTLTFKPNDSLKSKTKNNSYLDLTVTDISAIKDNEYVEFSNGFRYGLDESSCASLSRESIFREMIHNTIEAHIEREGLLNAAGYKAKVLSLFFVDRVSSYNGEDPIIKRIFDEEFNKMKLASSHFKDMNAEDVRTAYFAKKRDKKTGEETEIDIGESGKIATDEKEAEKAAYQLIMQDKEKLLDTREPHHFIFAHSALREGWDNPNVFQICSLREIKSEGTRRQAIGRGLRLPVQEGTEKHPEFAGTRITDHELNKLVIVASESFEKYAKSLYEEYRKDGINADNMTKPGNYRRNVPVKRTAKFDSPEFDSLWTKMNQKTTYNIRINTEELIKEAVEKVNRAAFKPAQIVTTKGQYVTTKYRFTLKNISKTGSATLLVEISDSNGRKFENNRSEKEIAAGKAVDKTDAVLAKIKVQSVNTEDETVSVNIFKEPLEKDVPREFEFQSGQALTVNSKDAEYPDVPKPNLLARVSSEVPLTRATILNIFKGIKQTHQMEFLRNPEAFIAQFVQILSEVVKDHIAKYIEYTPTSSSGEDDRNELFPDSKTFPASELEVANIDQSIYNKIQVDSNVEKNFVKRLNEIGAPGNVQLYFKFPSQYKVKLPKIIGNYNPDWAILRTDGANQQLEIVRETKGTEDINALPHSNEARKIICGYKHFAAVGVDYRFVDDKDEKWFEKSPVDLQRRLLEDEYKIPQQPEWSMAAEPRAPYKA from the coding sequence ATGAGTAAGGTAAAAATCAAGTTTGACGAAAATCAGGAATACCAAATCAAAGCCGTTAATGCAGTTGTTGATTTGTTTGATGGCCTTTCTCGCACAGATGATGATTTGAGCTTTGAAAGTATTACTTCGGCCGATGTTGTGGCTAATACGGATGAAGTTTTTGAAGAATATTGGCTTGCTGACAATCTTGCTCAAATCCAACGACGCAATGGTATAGATGTTCAAAGTGGGCTAAGTGCGCAAAATTCTGGCGACACGCTCACGGGTGAATTTGATTTCTATTCCTATCCAGAATTCACCGTTAATATGGAAACGGGGACCGGTAAGACATATGTCTATCTGCGGACTATCTATTCTCTGCGTGAAAAATACGGTTTCCGCAAGTTCATCGTTGTTGTTCCGTCTGTAGCCATTTACGAAGGTGCGGTAGCTACGTTTAATGCTACTAGAACGCATTTTCACAAACTATTCCCACAGGGGACGATACCGAATAATATTATTGAATACGATGGGAATGTCAAGGCTTGTAAAGATTTTGCTCAATCAAATTCTGTGCAAATCATGCTCATGACGATAGATTCTTTTAACAAGGCTTCGAATGTCCTGTTCAAAGAAACTGACAAAATCATGGGTGGCAAACTCCCCATTGAATTCATTCAAGAAACACGTCCCGTTCTCATTCTTGATGAAGTTCAAAATTATCAGACAGATACAGCTCGTCGAGCTTTACGAACTCTGCATCCGCTTTTTAGTGTTGGATATTCGGCAACTCCGGGGACAAATCCGCCCAATCTTCTCTATAACTTGACACCATTCGATGCCATGCAGATGAATCTTGTCAAGAAAATTGAGATTTTTGGTAGTGAAGAAGATACCGCAGCTTCTGAAAAAGAAGACTATTTCAAGATTGAACGAATAAACAAGAAACCCTTATCTGTAGATATGCTGGTCAATTGTAAGATTGAGGGCTCTCTGAAATCCCAAACATTAACATTTAAGCCAAACGATTCTCTTAAGTCAAAGACAAAAAATAATTCATATCTCGATTTAACTGTTACCGATATTAGTGCAATAAAAGATAACGAGTATGTTGAATTTTCTAATGGTTTCCGCTATGGTCTAGATGAATCTAGTTGTGCATCTCTTAGCCGTGAATCCATTTTTAGGGAAATGATTCATAATACCATTGAAGCTCATATTGAACGCGAAGGCTTGTTAAATGCTGCAGGTTATAAAGCTAAAGTTCTGAGCTTATTCTTTGTTGATCGTGTTTCAAGTTATAATGGCGAAGATCCAATCATCAAACGCATCTTTGATGAAGAGTTCAATAAGATGAAACTCGCCTCTAGTCATTTTAAAGACATGAACGCGGAAGATGTTCGTACTGCATATTTCGCCAAAAAGAGGGATAAGAAAACTGGCGAAGAAACCGAAATAGATATTGGTGAAAGTGGAAAAATTGCCACGGATGAAAAGGAAGCGGAAAAGGCTGCTTATCAGTTGATTATGCAAGATAAGGAAAAACTGCTGGATACGCGTGAACCGCACCATTTCATATTTGCACACTCGGCTTTGCGTGAAGGTTGGGATAATCCTAATGTATTCCAGATTTGTTCCTTGCGTGAGATAAAGAGCGAAGGCACTCGACGCCAAGCTATTGGCCGTGGACTACGTTTACCTGTACAGGAGGGGACTGAAAAACACCCTGAATTTGCTGGTACGCGAATCACAGATCACGAATTGAATAAGCTTGTTATAGTCGCTAGCGAAAGTTTTGAGAAATATGCTAAGTCACTATATGAAGAGTATCGTAAAGATGGCATCAATGCCGATAATATGACGAAACCCGGAAATTATCGCAGAAATGTGCCTGTTAAGCGTACTGCTAAATTTGATAGCCCCGAATTTGATTCCCTTTGGACAAAAATGAACCAAAAGACGACTTATAATATTCGAATCAATACTGAAGAACTCATAAAAGAGGCTGTTGAAAAAGTGAATCGTGCTGCCTTTAAACCAGCGCAAATCGTGACTACCAAAGGTCAATATGTCACGACTAAGTATCGTTTTACTCTTAAAAATATTTCGAAAACGGGTTCAGCAACATTGCTTGTTGAAATAAGTGATTCTAACGGTCGTAAATTTGAAAATAACCGCAGTGAGAAAGAGATTGCAGCGGGAAAAGCGGTTGATAAGACCGATGCTGTTTTGGCAAAAATTAAGGTACAATCCGTAAATACCGAAGATGAAACGGTGTCGGTGAATATTTTCAAGGAACCTTTGGAAAAAGATGTTCCTCGAGAATTTGAATTTCAGTCGGGGCAAGCACTTACAGTAAATAGTAAGGATGCTGAATATCCTGATGTCCCAAAACCGAATTTGCTTGCGCGTGTGTCAAGTGAGGTTCCTTTAACTCGAGCAACCATTCTCAATATTTTTAAGGGAATTAAACAAACTCATCAAATGGAGTTCCTTAGGAATCCGGAGGCGTTCATTGCCCAATTTGTTCAGATTTTGAGTGAGGTCGTCAAGGACCACATTGCAAAGTATATCGAATACACGCCAACATCATCTTCTGGGGAAGATGATAGAAACGAATTGTTCCCAGATAGCAAAACATTTCCGGCCTCAGAATTGGAAGTCGCTAATATTGATCAATCGATTTACAATAAAATTCAAGTTGATTCCAATGTAGAGAAAAATTTTGTCAAGCGCTTAAATGAAATTGGTGCTCCAGGCAATGTTCAGCTCTATTTCAAGTTCCCTTCACAATACAAAGTCAAGTTGCCCAAAATTATCGGAAATTATAATCCGGACTGGGCTATCTTGCGAACGGATGGAGCGAATCAACAACTTGAAATTGTTCGTGAAACCAAAGGTACGGAAGATATCAATGCGTTGCCTCACTCTAACGAAGCAAGAAAGATTATCTGCGGTTATAAACACTTTGCGGCTGTAGGAGTCGATTATCGTTTTGTTGATGACAAAGATGAAAAATGGTTCGAAAAATCCCCTGTAGATTTGCAAAGAAGGCTGTTGGAGGATGAATACAAGATTCCACAACAACCTGAATGGTCTATGGCGGCAGAGCCAAGAGCTCCATATAAAGCATAA
- a CDS encoding site-specific DNA-methyltransferase, giving the protein MERNSFMDATAPKDERFEALKQLYPELVRDGKLNTEALKDLFDAESYDESDVGYNLYWPGKRNAKKLARKAAEGTLEPVPGDGVNEDKTNNIYIEGDNLEVLRCLKKSYGGRVKMIYIDPPYNTGKDFIYPDNFAEPVEDYLKFTGQVDEKGVSLVANPKSSGAYHRKWLDMMLPRLQLAREILRQDGIICISIDDNEQANLKLLCDEVFGEENFEGHIHWRRRHNQPNDKTKMIGLVAEHILVYAKDSAAYKEAGVGKLDLTADFTNPDNDPKGPWASKPWKVGSDQSGSKYDIVAPNGKVLSGEWMGEKSTYEHFLAEGRIYFPKGGDGMPRKKYYQSEREEEGQCATNWWTHEQFGHNQGGNDELTNLFGEKNIFSNPKPTKLLLNLYKISNVKKNDIVLDFFSGSASAADALLQYGNAKFVMIQMPFDLDVEAKSGVGDSKKQAENAVKFLKSIKKSKHTICEIGKERIRRAGKKILKEHPELKDKLDVGFKVYRLAKSNIAAYKPTIGSDQLALDLAIGSMEKQVTPLRDGFDMNNPNDVQGLLVEIILRQGFALDSKIEKVTSLAGNTIYRIVDEGRPIVLHVCLDEKIKTETVKNITFEENDKFICLNSAIDDELYAQLSDKGRVETI; this is encoded by the coding sequence ATGGAACGCAATTCTTTTATGGATGCTACGGCTCCCAAAGACGAACGCTTTGAAGCTCTCAAGCAACTCTATCCAGAACTTGTGCGAGATGGAAAACTGAATACAGAAGCATTAAAGGATTTATTTGATGCTGAATCTTATGATGAAAGCGATGTTGGTTACAACCTTTATTGGCCGGGCAAAAGGAATGCTAAGAAATTGGCTCGTAAAGCAGCGGAGGGTACGCTTGAACCCGTTCCTGGTGATGGCGTAAATGAAGATAAAACCAACAATATCTATATCGAAGGTGATAACCTTGAAGTTCTGCGTTGCTTGAAAAAGAGCTATGGTGGTCGTGTTAAGATGATTTACATCGACCCTCCGTATAATACGGGTAAGGATTTTATTTATCCCGATAATTTTGCTGAACCTGTAGAAGACTACTTGAAATTTACGGGACAAGTGGATGAAAAAGGTGTTTCGCTTGTTGCTAATCCCAAAAGCAGTGGTGCTTATCATCGCAAGTGGTTGGACATGATGCTTCCGCGTTTGCAACTTGCTCGTGAAATTTTAAGGCAGGATGGAATTATTTGCATTAGTATAGATGATAACGAACAGGCAAATCTGAAACTATTGTGTGATGAAGTTTTTGGGGAAGAAAATTTTGAGGGCCATATACATTGGAGAAGACGCCATAATCAACCAAATGACAAAACAAAAATGATTGGCTTGGTTGCGGAACACATTTTAGTTTATGCGAAAGATTCCGCTGCGTATAAAGAGGCTGGTGTTGGTAAACTTGATTTGACTGCAGATTTTACAAATCCAGACAATGACCCAAAAGGTCCTTGGGCGAGTAAACCTTGGAAAGTTGGCTCGGATCAATCTGGTTCTAAATATGACATTGTAGCACCAAATGGTAAAGTGTTGTCTGGAGAATGGATGGGTGAAAAATCTACATATGAGCATTTTTTAGCAGAAGGTAGAATCTATTTTCCAAAAGGTGGAGATGGAATGCCTCGAAAAAAATATTATCAATCTGAAAGAGAAGAAGAAGGGCAGTGCGCTACTAATTGGTGGACTCATGAACAATTTGGTCACAATCAGGGTGGAAATGATGAATTGACAAATTTGTTTGGAGAAAAAAATATTTTCAGTAATCCTAAACCGACAAAATTGCTCTTGAATCTGTATAAAATTTCAAATGTAAAGAAAAATGATATTGTTTTAGACTTCTTTTCTGGTAGTGCTTCTGCTGCAGATGCCCTTCTTCAGTATGGTAATGCAAAATTCGTAATGATTCAGATGCCGTTTGATTTAGATGTAGAAGCGAAAAGTGGAGTAGGTGATTCGAAAAAGCAAGCGGAAAATGCCGTTAAATTTTTAAAATCAATAAAGAAGTCCAAACATACTATCTGCGAAATTGGCAAGGAACGCATCCGTCGTGCAGGCAAAAAGATTCTCAAAGAGCATCCTGAATTAAAAGATAAACTTGATGTCGGTTTTAAGGTCTATCGCCTTGCAAAATCCAATATCGCTGCATACAAGCCTACAATAGGTTCTGACCAGTTGGCTCTTGACTTAGCAATTGGCTCCATGGAAAAGCAAGTAACACCACTTCGCGATGGTTTTGATATGAATAACCCGAACGATGTTCAAGGACTTCTCGTTGAAATCATTCTGCGTCAGGGTTTTGCCCTCGATTCTAAAATCGAAAAAGTTACAAGTTTGGCAGGCAACACAATCTATCGCATTGTGGATGAGGGCCGCCCCATCGTTTTGCATGTATGTCTTGATGAAAAAATCAAAACTGAAACCGTCAAGAACATCACTTTTGAAGAAAATGATAAATTTATCTGCTTGAATTCTGCTATTGATGATGAACTCTATGCCCAACTTTCGGACAAAGGTAGGGTTGAAACAATATGA
- a CDS encoding PD-(D/E)XK nuclease family protein, whose protein sequence is MNQSEFEKKLREMFEDNFRFLRENAGHTINDYMKELAFKQVLCYYRKNKKIIEQITRAEVKLSLPEQKTPKDKIPYTIEGIVDIVREGEQTWLYDLKTHEPERIKAEPQKYKEQLNIYAHIWKGLQKNKLDNTAVIATPLPTTLKRALEEGNEDRLQKEFDKWQPVIPFGYDEDEVADMIENFGNTVEHIENSEFKPPEVSRLETKMPGMKFNFATHVCHNCDVRYSCSSFVGYMKKTRSATKNNMLKYMTNSAEENDEFIEGNLNEN, encoded by the coding sequence ATGAATCAGTCTGAATTTGAGAAAAAACTTCGTGAAATGTTTGAAGACAATTTCCGTTTTTTACGCGAAAATGCAGGACATACCATTAATGATTATATGAAGGAACTTGCGTTCAAGCAAGTTCTCTGCTATTACCGCAAGAATAAGAAAATCATAGAGCAGATTACACGAGCTGAAGTAAAGTTGTCTCTTCCTGAACAGAAAACGCCCAAGGATAAAATTCCTTATACAATTGAAGGAATTGTGGATATTGTGCGCGAAGGTGAACAAACATGGCTTTATGATTTGAAAACTCATGAACCTGAACGCATCAAGGCTGAGCCTCAAAAATACAAGGAACAGCTGAATATATACGCTCATATTTGGAAGGGGCTACAGAAAAATAAACTTGACAACACTGCTGTTATTGCAACACCACTTCCAACTACCTTAAAAAGAGCACTTGAAGAAGGAAACGAAGATAGGCTTCAAAAAGAATTTGATAAATGGCAACCGGTTATTCCTTTTGGATATGACGAAGACGAAGTTGCTGATATGATTGAAAATTTCGGCAACACCGTAGAACATATTGAAAATTCGGAATTTAAGCCACCTGAAGTTTCTCGACTTGAAACAAAAATGCCGGGAATGAAGTTCAACTTTGCAACGCATGTTTGCCATAACTGCGATGTTCGCTATTCCTGTTCTTCGTTTGTGGGATACATGAAAAAAACTCGCAGTGCGACAAAAAACAACATGCTCAAGTACATGACGAATTCTGCCGAAGAAAACGACGAATTTATTGAAGGAAATTTAAACGAAAATTAG